In the Streptomyces coeruleoprunus genome, TCGCCGTCCCGCAACCGCACCTCCGACCGGACCTCCGCGGCCGCCGCCGCGCCCGCACGGGACGCCAGCCGCGCGATCGTCGGGGCCTCGATGAGGTCCCGTACCGTCACCCGCACGCCCCGCGCCGTCGCCTGGGCCGCCACGCGGACCGTCGACAGGGAGCTGCCGCCCAGCCGGAAGAAGTCGTCGTGCACCCCGACCTCGTCGAGGCCCAGGACCCCGCGCCACACCTCGGCCAGCACCAACTCGGCGGGGGTGCGCGGCGGCACGTACGGGGCGCCGCCCCGGTCGCGTCCGGCCGCCGGCAGCGGCAGCGCCCGCTTGTCGACCTTGCCGCTGGTGTTGACCGGCAGGGAGTCGAGGAGCACGAAGAACGCCGGCACCATGTACTCCGGCATCCGGGCGCGCAGCCCCTGCCGCAGCCCGTCCGCCGAGCCGCCGGCCCCCGTGCCGTCGCGGAGCACCGCGTAGGCGACCAGGGCCGGTTCGCCGCCGGGGAGGTCACGGCGCAGCAGCACCACCGCCTGCCGCACCTCCGGCAGCTCCCGCAGGGCGTGCTCGACCTCGCCCAGCTCGATGCGGAACCCGCGCAGCTTGACCTGGCCGTCGCGCCGGCCCAGCCACTCCACGTCGCCGTCCGGCCGCCGCACCCCGATGTCGCCGGTGCGGCACAGCCGGTCGCCGGGCGCTCCGTACGGGTCGGGCACGAACGTCGCGGCCGTCAGCTCCGGCCGGTTGAGGTAGCCCCGGCCCACGGCGTGACCGCCCAGGTGGATCTCCCCCGGAACACCGACCGGCAGGGGCTGGAAGTCGTCGTCGAGGACGTGGATCTGCGTGTTGCGGATCGGCCGGCCGATGGGCGCGCGCCGGCAGTCGGGCGAGAGGAGGGCGGCGACGGACCACGACGACGTCTCCGTGAGCCCGTAGACGTTGTAGAAGCGCCGGCCGCGCGACCACGTCCGCGCCAGCTCCGCCGGGCACGCCTCGCCGGCCACCTGGAGCACCTCCAGGCCGGGGAAGCGGTCCTCGCCCAGCACCGCCAGCGCGCTCGGCGGCAGCATCGTGCCCGTGATCCCGTGCGCGCGCAGCGTGGCCGCCAGATCCGGACCGGGCCGCAGCGCCTCCTTGGGGGCGGTGCACAGGCGGCCGCCGTTCGCCAGCGCCCACGTCATCTCCAGGATCGAGGCGTCGAAGCTGAACGACGCGAACTGGAGCACCCGGTCGGCCGCGGTCGGCGCGATCAGGTCGCGCTGGCCCTCCAGCATGTTGGTCAGGCCGCGGTGCGGGACGGCGGCGCCCTTGGGCGTACCCGTCGAGCCGGACGTGTAGATGATGTACGCCGTGTTGTCGGGGCCCACCTCGGGCGCCGGCGCGTCCGCCGTCTCCGGCGCCGTCCACGTCGCGGGATCGTCCAGGACCACCGCCGGCCCGTCGAACGGCACCGCGCCCTCCAGCGCCGTCTGCGTGAGCAGCACCCGCATCCCGCTGTCCCGCGCCGTGAACGCCAGGCGCTCCGTCGGGTGCTGCGGGTCCAGCGGGAGGAACGCCCCGCCCGCCTTGAGCACGCCCAGCACCGCCCGCAGCATGTCCGGGCCGCGGTCCACGCAGATGCCGACGACCGTCTCCGGCCCCACCCCGAGCGTCCGCAGCCGCCGGGCCAGCCGCTCGGCGTCCCCGTCCAGCGCGGCGTACGTGACCTCCCGCGTGCCATGGGCGACGGCGACCGCGTCCGGGGTCCGCGCGGTGTGATCGGCCACGCACTCGTGGAACATCCGGCCCTCACCCGCGACGACGGGGCCGCGCGCCCACGCGCCCAGCGCCTGCTCACGCGCCGCTCCGCTCAGCGCGGGCCGCGACACGGGGGCGTCCGGGGCGGCCACCATGGTCTCCAGCACCGAGCACAGCAGGTCGGCCAGCTGGTCCGCCGTCGCCGGCGACACGTACTCCGGGTCCGCGTCGAGCTGGAAGCCGTCCACGCTCGCGTTCACCAGCAGCGGGAACATGGTCCGGGCGATCTCCAGCGACTCGTCCCAGGTGTCGCCGGACAGCCGGTGGAAGTTGACGAAGTTGAACACCGCCTGGACCGGGCTCGGTTCACCGGGCCGCAGCTGCCCGAGCCGGACCAGCGGCACCCTGCGGTGCGGCAGCATGTCCTGCTCGGCCGCGAACACCGCCCGCACGTACTCGAGCCAGCTGCCCGCCGGGCGCCGCACACCGAACGGCACGGTGTTGAGGAACAGCCCGCGCATCCGGTCCGCGCCCGGCACCTCCGGACGGCCGTTCGTGACCAGACCGATCGCGTGCCCGTCGGCGTCGTCGTCCCGCTCGGCGAACAGGCTCATCAGATGGTGGAAGGCCGTGAGCAGCACCGTACGCCGGGGCACCCCCGCCCGCCGGGCCAGCCGCCCCACGGGCCCGGCGAGCCGGGCGTACGAGCGCCGCGTCTCGTACACGTTCGCCTCGTCCCCGCCGCCGTCGGCCGCGTCCTGGCCGCCGCCGACCGCCGCGTCCCCGCCGCGCCGGGTGAAGCGGACCGGGCTCAGCGCGGCCAGCGCCGCACGCCAGTAGTCGAGCCCGGCCTCGTCCTCCAGCGCCGCGCGCTCCAGCGCCACGTACTCGGCGAACCGGGGCGCGGCCGGCAGCCGCGGCGTACGGCCGTGCGCCACCGCCTGGCGGTGCAGGTCCAGCAGGTCCGCGATGAGCGACGTGAGGCTCCAGCCGTCCAGGACGACATGGCAGTCCGTGAGCGTGAGCCGCAGCTCGTGGTCCGTGAGACGGTGCAGATGGATCCGGACCAGCGGCGCCGCCGCCAGGTCGAACCGCCGGCCGAACTCCTCGTCCACGTACCGCCGCAGGGCCGCGCGCTGCTCCTCGCGCGCCAGCCCGCGCAGATCCGTGAAGCCGACCGGGAGGTGGGCGGTGCGGTGCACCAGCTGGAGCGGCTCGGAGAACGACACCAGGTCGACGGAGGTCCGCAGGATGCCGTGCTCGCGCACGACCGCGTCCACCGCGGCCTGGAACGCCGCCGGGTCGAACCCCTCCGGGACGGTGATCTTGAGGTCGGTGACGTTGTGGTACGCGCCGCGCCGCGGATCGGCCAGCATCTCGTGCAGCATGCCGGCCTGGAGCATCGTCAGCGGGTACGCGTCCTCCAGGCCCTCCGGCAGCCGGGCCCGGTCCGCCGGGTCCAGCTGGGAGAACGGCTCCACCGCCGCGGGCGCCGCCCCGTCGGCCGCGGTCGCCCGCCGCGCCAGCTCGCCCAGCGTGGGCGCCCGGAACAGGTCCGGTACGGTCAGGGCGAGCCCGGCCGACCGCGCGAGGCCGATCACCCGCAGCGCCAGGATCGAATCGCCGCCCAGGTCGAAGAAGTTCGCCGTGCGGCTGATCCGCTCCGCGCCCAGCACCTCCGCCCAGACCCGGGCCAGCGCCTCCTCCGTCGCCCCTGCCGGCGGTACGTGGCCCGCGGGCGCGGCGGCCGCGTCGCCGGCCACCTCCCGCAGCGCGGCCCGGTCGACCTTGCCGTTCGCGGTCAGCGGCAGCCGCTCGTGCCGCACGAACAGCGCGGGCACCATGTACGACGGCAGCGTCAGGCGCAGCCGGTCGCGCAGGTCCGTGGCGTCCAGCGGCCGGCCCTCGGTCAGCACCACGTGGGCGACGAGACGGGCACCGCCGTGCGGGCCGGGACGGGCCACCACCGCCGCGTCCGCCACACCCGGCAGGGCGCGCAGGGCCGTCTCGATCTCACCGGGCTCGATCCGGAAACCCCGCACCTTCACCTGGTGGTCGGCGCGCCCCACGTAAGCCAACTGGCCGTCGGGCAGCACCTTCACCAGGTCGCCCGTACGGTACATCCGCGTCGCGCCGGGGCCGAACGGGTCGGTGGGGAAGCGCTCGGCGGTCAGCTCGGGGCGGTTGCGGTAGCCGCGCGCCACCCCGCCGCCCGCCACGTACAGCTCGCCCACCGTGCCCCGCGGCACCAGCCGCCCGAACCGGTCGAGCACATAGCCGTGCTGGCCCGCCAGCGGCCTGCCGATCGGCGACGTCACCGGCGACCGCGTGTCCGCCTCGGTGATCGGCCGGTGCGTGACGTGCACGGTGGTCTCCGTGATGCCGTACATGTTGACCAGCGCGGGCCGCGCGTCCGCCGGGACCGCGAACCAGTCGCGGTAGTCCCGCGCGTCGAACGCGTCACCGCCGAAGATCACCGTACGCAGCGCGAGGCCGGCGAAGTCCGCGCCGCACTGCGCCATGTGCGCCCGCAGCCCCTTGAACGCGGCGGGCGTCTGGTTCAGCACCGTCACCCGCTCCTCGCGCAGCACGCGCAGCACCGCGGCCGGGTCGCGGACCTCGTCGTCGGTGAGCACCACCACCCGCCCGCCCGACGTCAGCGGACCCCACAGCTCCCAGACGGAGAAGTCGAAGGCGGGGGAGTGCACCAGGGTCCACACGTCGTCCGCGCCGAAGGCGAAGTGCCGGTCCGCCGCGCCCAGCAGCCAGCCGAGATTGCCGTGCGTGACCTCCACGCCCTTCGGCCGGCCCGTCGAGCCGGACGTGTAGATGACGTACGCGAGGCGTTCGGGACCCGGCGGGTCCTCGACGAGGTCCTCCGACTCCGCCGCCTCCGCCCCCGCCAGGACGTCGTCCAGCGCGATCACCTCCACCGGCAGGCCCTCCACGGCCTCGCGCCCCGCGCCGTCCGTCACCACGAGGGACACGCCCGCGTCGTCGACCGTGAACGCGCGCCGCGCCCGCGGGTGCGCCGGGTCCAGCGGCAGGTACGCCGCACCCGCCCGCCACACGCCGAGCAGCGCCACGGCCAGCTCGGGACCGCGCCCGAGGCAGACCCCGACCAGCGACTCGGGCCCCGCACCCGCCTCCCGCAGGCGCCGCGCCAGCACCCGCGAGGCGGCGTCCAGTCGCGCGTACGTCAGGCTCCGGCCGCCCCCGGATACGGCGACCGCCCCGGGCGTACGGCGCACCCGCTCGGCGAACCGCTCCAGGGCGGTGCGCGGCGCGACGGCCTCCTCGGGACCGGCGGCCTCCGGCAACGGGGTGCGGTTCGCGGGACCGTCCGGGCCCAGCAGCTCGCCGATCTCCTCGTCGGTGAGCAGCGCCATCTCGCTGAGCGGCACACTGGGCACCCGCACGAACGCCCGCAGCACCGCCACGGTGTGCGCGGCGAACCGGGCCACCCACTCCTCGGTGAACAGGTCGGGCCGGTACACGAACCGCAGCGCGATCCGGCCGGGCCCCTCCCCGCCGTCCGGGGTCTCCAGGACGTCCAGGGTGAAGTCGAACTTCGCGGTGGTCAGGTCGACCGGGAACGGTGCCCCCTCGGCGCCGTCCCCCAGGCGGTACGCCCCCGACCGGGCCTGCGTGTGCGTGAACAGGACCTGGAACAGCGGGTTGCGGCTCAGGTCCCGCTCCGGGCTCAGCTCGTCCACGACCCGCTCGAAGGGCAGGCCCTGGTGCGACAGCGCGCCCAGCACGCTCTCCCGGGTGCGGGCCAGCAACGCGTCCGACGTCGGATCACCCGCCAGGTCGGTGCGCACCACCAGGGTGTTCACGAAGAACCCGGCCAGCTGCTCCGTCTCCGGCCGCTCCCGGTTGGCCACCACGGTGCCGATCGCGATGTCGTCCTGCCCGCTGTGGAACGCCAGCGCCGCCTGGAACGCCGCCATCAGCGTCATGTACGGGGTGGTGTCGGCGCGTTCGCCGAGCGCGCGCAGCTCCGCGACCAGCGGGCCGGGCAGTTCGACGGTGTGCAGGGCCCCCATGTAGGACCGCTCGGTGGGCCGGGGGTGGTCGGTGGGCAGCTCCAGCGGTGTCAGGCCGGCCAGCGCGCCCCGCCAGTAGGCCAGGTCGGCGGTGTGGTCGCCGCCGCGCTGCCACACCGCGTAGTCCGTGTAGTGGATGGGCAGGGCCGGCAGATCGGCGGCCGGGCCCCCGGTCCTGGCCCGGTAGAACGCGGACAGGTCGCGCAGCAGGACGTCGAGGGACCAGCCGTCCGCCACGATGTGGTGCAGGGCGAGCACCAGGACGTGGTCGTCGTCCGCGACCCGCAGCAGCACGGCCCGGAACGCCGGCTCGGCGGCCAGGTCGAAGGGCCGCGTCGCCACGTCCCGTACCGCCGCGGCGAGCGCGTCGGGACCCCCGTCCCGCACCCCTGGGGGCAGCTCCACCACGTCCAGTCCCGCGGGCTCGCCGTCCAGCACGCACTGCGCGGGGACGCCCTCCTCGTCCGTGAACACCACCCGCAGCTGCTCGTGCCGCGCCACCAGGTCGCGGACCGCCCCGTCGAGCGCGGCCGCGTCCAGCGGGCCCGTGAACCGCCACGCCGCGGGCATCAGGTACTCCACACCGTCCGGGTCGAGCCGGTGGAGGAAGTACAGGCGCTGCTGCGCCGCCGACAGGGGGACGCGCTCCGGGCGCGGGTCGAGCCGCGGTATCCCGGCCGGCGCGGCGCCCGCCCGGCCGCGCAGCCTGCGCTCCAGCAGCCGGCGCGCGGCGGGGGAGAGGCCTTCGGGTGCGGTGGTGGTGGTCATGAGGGATCCGTCCCATCGAAGAGTCGGCTGATCAGAAGTCGTGTGATCAGAAGTCGTGTGATCAGAGGTCGGGCTGAATTCAGCCCCTCCTGGCTTTGAGGAGCGGGGGGTTCGGGGGCGGAGCCCCCCGATGTCAGTAGTCCGCCGTCAGCGACAGATCGATCTCGTCCTCGCTCATCGCCGAGATCTGCTCGACGAGCCGCCGTTCCACCTCGACGGCCAGCCGCTCGACCGTCGGGTGCTCGAACAGGTCGCGCACCTGGACCGGGCAGTCGAACGCCGCCCGCAGCCGGGACGCGACGGCCACGGCGCGCAGCGAATGCCCGCCCAGCGCGAAGAAGTCGTCGTGCACGCCGACGTGGGCGAGGCCCAGCACCTCGGCCCAGATCTGGGCCGTCACCACCTCGGTGGGCGTGCGGGGCGCCACGGACCCGGCCGACGCGGGCGGTTCGGGGTCGGGCAGGGCCCCGGCGTCGAGCTTGCCCTGCACGGTCCGCGGCAGGGCGTCGAGCAGGACGAACGCGGCCGGCACCATGTAGCCGGGCAGGTGGGCGCGGCACCACTCGGCGAGCTTCCCCACGTCCAGGCCCTGCCCGGCCGCGTACCCGACCAGGGCCCGGTCCCCGCGCAGCTCGCGGACGAGCACGGCGGCGGCGTGCACTCCGGGATGCCGTTCCAGTACGGCCTCGACCTCGCCCAGCTCGATGCGGAAGCCCCGGATCTTCACCTGGTGGTCGGTCCGGCCGAGGAAGTCCAGCTGCCCGTCCGGCAGGCCCCGCACGATGTCGCCGGTGCGGTAGAGCCTGCCGCCCGTACCGCCGAAGGGGTCCGGCACGAACCGTTCGGCGGTGAGGGCGGGCTGCCCCAGGTAGCCGCGCGCCAGTTCCGGCCCGCCGACGAGGAGTTCGCCCGGGACGCCCACGGGCACGAGTTCACCCTCCGCGTCCACCACGTACGTGCGGCGCGCGCCCCAGGCCGTCCCGATCGGCACCCGGCCCTCGACCGGTCCGGTGACGAGCCGGGACGTCGCCGAGATCACCGACTCCGTCGGGCCGTACGTGTTCTGGACCGGCACGTGCGGCAGATACGCGAACCACCGGGCCAGCGGCGCCGACGGCAGCGTCTCACCGCCCGTGACGACGAGCCGCAGCCCCTTCAGGTCGTCCGCGACCGTGTCGAGCCGGGCCGCGATCTCCTCCCAGTAGGAGGGCGTCACCTCCATGACCGTCACGCCGTCGGAGCGCACCCGGGCGGCCAGTTCCTCCACCGTCCACACCTCGTCCGGGCGGATCACCACCGCGGCACCGGCGCCGAGAGCCGGCAGGACCTGCTCCAGCGACGCGTCGAAGGAGAACGAGGCGAAGTTCATCACCCGGTCCTCGGCGGTGATGCCGAACCGTTCCCGCGCGGCGAGCGCGTGCGCGGCCAGCGCGTGGTGCTCCACCCCCACGGCCTTGGGCCGGCCCGTGGACCCCGAGGTGAAGATGACGCACGCCAGTTCGCGCGGGGCAGGCGTGTGCCGGGGCGCGCCGGGGGCCGGCCGGACCGACTCCACGGACAGGACCGGCGCGCCCAGCCCGGCGGCCCGCGGGGCGGTGGCGCCGTCCGTCACGACGTACCGCACCCCGGCCCGCTCCACCATGTACCGCAGGCGCTCCTCGGGCAGCTGCGGGTCCAGCGGCACGTACACCCCGCCCGCGCGCCAGATCGCGGCCATGGCGACGACGGACCACAACCCGCGCCCCAGACACACCCCCACCGCCGTCTCCGGACCGACCCCGGCGGCGCGCAGCGCGTCCGCCAAGCCGCCCGCGAGACCGTCGAGTCCGCCGTACGTGAGGGACGCGTCCCCGCAGACCAGCGCGACCGCCCCGGGCGCGCCCGTCACCGCGTACGGGGCCACCTGCGCCACCGTCGGGCACGGCCCGGCGACCGGGCCGGTCAGCTCCGCGTACTCGGCGTCGGACAGCATCTCCAGCCGCCCCACCGGCCGGTCCGGCCCGGCGAGCGCCGACTCCAGCACCCGGCCCACGTGCCCGGCGAAACGGGTGACCGTGGCGGCGTCGAAGAGGTCGGTGCTGTACTCGACGTTCAGCGCGAACCGGTCGGGATACAGCAGGAACGTGGCCGTCAGGTCGAACTTCGCCGACCGCCACGGCAGCGCGAACGGCTCCACGTCCAGGCCCTCGGCGCGCGGCCCGCCCACCGGGCTCTCCTGCACGTCGAACATGACCTGGAACAGCGGGTTGCGGGACGCGTCCCGCTCCGGCCGCAGCCGCTCCACCAGCCGCTCGAACGGCACGTCCTGGTGGTCGAAGGCGCCCAGCACGGTCTCGCGGACCCGGCCGAGGAACTCCCCGAAGGCGGGCTCGCCGGACAGGTCCGCGCGCAGCACCACCGTGTTCACGAACAGCCCGACCAGCCGCTCCAGCTCCACCTGGCCACGCCCCGCCACCGGGGTGCCCACCGCCACGTCCCGCTGCCCGGACCAGCGGGCCAGCACGATCTGCACCACGGCCAGCAGCACCATGAACCGGGTCACCCCGTGCCGGCGGGCCAGCTCGTCCAGCCCCGCGGCCAGCGACCGCGGCAGGTCCACCTCGACCGCCGCGCCCCGCCCCGACCACACCGCGGGCCGCGGCCGGTCCGTGGCCAGCTCCAGCGGCGCGAGCCCGGACAGCGCCGACTCCCAGTAGCGCAGCCGCTCCTCCAGCGCCCCGTCCTCCGCCGCGCTCCGCTGCCACACCGCGAAGTCCCCGTACTGCACCGGCAGCGCGGGCAGCCCGGCCCGGCGGCCGGCGAGCCGCGCCGCGTAGCACGCCGACACCTCGCCCACCACGACGTCCTTGGACCAGCCGTCGGTGGCCACGTGGTGGAAGGCGATGACCACGACGTGGTCGTCCGGGGCCACCTCCCAGACGCCGGAGCGCAGCAGCGGCGGCGCGGAGAGGTCGAACCGGCGGGTCGCGAAGGCCACGGCGCGCTCCCGCACCCGGTCCAGCGGTCCGGTCCCGACACCGCCGCCGGCGACGCGGTCGGCCCCGCCGTCGCCGCCGTCCGGGATCGCATGCCACTCCAGCGGCACCCCCACGGCCTCCAGCACCCGCTGCGCGGGCCGCCCCTCCACCTCGACGAGGGCAGTGCGCAGCACCTCGTGCCGGGCCACCACATCGTCCAGGGCGCCCTGCCAGGCCGCGCGGTCCAGACCGCCGCGCACCCGCCAGGAGAACCACAGCACGTACTCCTCGCCCCGGTCCGACATCCGGTCCAGGAACCACATCCGCTCCTGCGCGAACGACATCGGCAGCGGCCCCGACCGGTCCACCGGCACCACACCGGCCCCCACGGCCGCCCGCCGCGCCGCGCCGACCAGCGGCCCGAACTCCCGGATCCGCGGGTTCTCGAACAGCGTGCGCAGCTCCACCTCACGGCCCAGCCGCTCCGCGATCCTGGACACCGCCATCGTGGCGAGCAGCGAGTGCCCGCCCAGCTCGAAGAACCCGTCGTCGATGCCGACGCGCTCCACGCCCAGCACCTCGGCCCAGATCTCCGCCACCACCCGCTCCGTGGCATCACGCGGCGCCGCGTAGTCCGCACCGCCGGCGGACCCGTCCGTGCCGATGTCCGGCAGCGCCGCCCGGTCGAGCTTCCCGGAGGCGTTCACCGGCAGCGCGTCCAGCACCGCGAACCGCGACGGCACCGCGTAGTGCGGCAGCCGCCCCGCACACCACGCCCGCAGCGCTACCGGGTCCACCCCGCCCCCCGGCCCGGCGACCACGTAACCGGCCAGGGCCGGCGCCCCGCTCGCGTCCGGGCGAGCCGCCACGGCCGCGGCGGCCACCCCCGGGCACTCCCGCAGCACCGCCTCGACCTCGCCCAACTCCACGCGGAAGCCCCGGATCTTCACCTGGTCGTCCGTCCGCCCCAGGAACTCCAGCTCCCCGTCCGCACGCAGCCGCACCAGGTCACCGGTGCGGTAGAGCCGCCCGCCGTCCCCGTACGGATCGGGCACGAACCGCTCCGCCGTCAGGGCCGGCCGCCCGAGGTAGCCGCGCGCCAGTTCCGGTCCGCCGACGAGGAGTTCACCCTCGTCGCCGACGCCCACCAGGTCGCCGCGGGCGTCCACCACATGGGCCCGGCGCCCACCGAGGGGCCTGCCGATGGGGACCCGGCCGGGATCCCCGGCGCCGGGGAGGACGTCGTACGCGGTGGCGGTGACGGTCGTCTCCGTGGGCCCGTACGCGTTGCACACCCGCACATGGGGGACGCGGGCCCGCCAGGCGGCCAGCGGGCCCGCCGGCACGTCCTCCCCGCCGAGGATCAGCAGCCGCAGCGACGACAGGCCGGCCGCCGCGTCACCGGTGAGCGACTGCGCCAGCCCGGACCAGTAGGTGGGCGGCAGGTTGACCACGGTGAGCCCGTGCCGGCGCACCTCCGCGGGGATCCGCGCGGGATGCCACTGCTCGTCGGGGCGGATCACCACCGTCGCACCGCACGACAGCGCGGGCAGCAGCTGGTCGAGCGAGGCGTCGAAGGAGAACGACGAGAAGGCGAGCACCCGGTCGTCGGAGGTCATGCCGAACGCCTCCCGCGCGGCGGCCACATGGGCCGACAGCGCACGGTGCTCGACCCCCACGGCCTTGGGCCGGCCCGTGGAACCCGACGTGAAGATCACATACGCCAGCTCCTCGGGCACCGGCACATGACGCGGCCCCCGCGCGTCGGGCCGTACCGACTCGACGGGCCGTACGGGCAGCCCCAGCGCGGCGGCGGCTTCCGCGGTCGTGGCATCGGCCACGACGCACCGCACCCCCGCCTCTTCCACCATGAACCGCAGCCGCTCATCGGGGAGTTGGGGATCGAGCGGGACGTACACCCCGCCGGCCCGCCAGATGCCGGCCATGGCGACCACGGCCCCGATGCCGCGCCGCACCAGTACGCCGACGCGGTCACCGGGCCGTACCCCGCCGTCGGCGAGCGCCCGCGCCATCCCGCCCGTCAGGGCGTCCAGTTCCCCGTACCGCACGGACTCGCCCTCGCAGACGAGGGCGACCGCGTCGGCCGCGCCCGCCACTTGGAACGGCTCCGTACTGCCGGCCCGCGGCGCCTGCGCGCCCGTGACGGCCGGCGCGTGGGCCTCCCGGCCGGTCAGCGGCGCCAGGCGGCCCGCCGCCTCGCTCACCGGCGCCTCGGGCGCGGCCACCACGGCGGCCAGCAGCTCCGCGTAGCCGTCGCGGAAGCGGCGCATCGTCCCGGCGTCGAACAGGGCCGTCGAGTACTGCAGCCGGGCCGCGACGGTCCCGTCCGGCCGGCTCCCCAGGTCCAGGAAGACGTCCAGCGGCGTGCCCTTCAGCGGCGTCGCCACCAACTCCACGTCCA is a window encoding:
- a CDS encoding amino acid adenylation domain-containing protein translates to MKVGAAVRTVSSAQRRLWFLDQLSRGSADSLLPLALRIRGALDVPALERALAGVVARHEVLRTRFVTVGGEPVPRVEPPGRFAVARVDLDGVGELFAAELARPLDLAEEIPLRATLARLGPDEHVLLLVVHHIAVDGWSWDVLLRELAAGYRGEEVPAPPVQYADFARDRAERLSGPRMERLLAYWRDRLAGAAPLELPTDRPRPRFWDGAGDVVRFDLPADVVAGVDRLAREHRATRYMVLLAVYTALLGRYSGRSDIAVCTTLADRGDPRVADVIGPFVNTIVLRTDLSGDLSFAELLGRVRAGALRDFSHAEAPFDRVVGAVGGARDLSRHPLAQASFTLAGTQRPPVLGDLDVELVATPLKGTPLDVFLDLGSRPDGTVAARLQYSTALFDAGTMRRFRDGYAELLAAVVAAPEAPVSEAAGRLAPLTGREAHAPAVTGAQAPRAGSTEPFQVAGAADAVALVCEGESVRYGELDALTGGMARALADGGVRPGDRVGVLVRRGIGAVVAMAGIWRAGGVYVPLDPQLPDERLRFMVEEAGVRCVVADATTAEAAAALGLPVRPVESVRPDARGPRHVPVPEELAYVIFTSGSTGRPKAVGVEHRALSAHVAAAREAFGMTSDDRVLAFSSFSFDASLDQLLPALSCGATVVIRPDEQWHPARIPAEVRRHGLTVVNLPPTYWSGLAQSLTGDAAAGLSSLRLLILGGEDVPAGPLAAWRARVPHVRVCNAYGPTETTVTATAYDVLPGAGDPGRVPIGRPLGGRRAHVVDARGDLVGVGDEGELLVGGPELARGYLGRPALTAERFVPDPYGDGGRLYRTGDLVRLRADGELEFLGRTDDQVKIRGFRVELGEVEAVLRECPGVAAAAVAARPDASGAPALAGYVVAGPGGGVDPVALRAWCAGRLPHYAVPSRFAVLDALPVNASGKLDRAALPDIGTDGSAGGADYAAPRDATERVVAEIWAEVLGVERVGIDDGFFELGGHSLLATMAVSRIAERLGREVELRTLFENPRIREFGPLVGAARRAAVGAGVVPVDRSGPLPMSFAQERMWFLDRMSDRGEEYVLWFSWRVRGGLDRAAWQGALDDVVARHEVLRTALVEVEGRPAQRVLEAVGVPLEWHAIPDGGDGGADRVAGGGVGTGPLDRVRERAVAFATRRFDLSAPPLLRSGVWEVAPDDHVVVIAFHHVATDGWSKDVVVGEVSACYAARLAGRRAGLPALPVQYGDFAVWQRSAAEDGALEERLRYWESALSGLAPLELATDRPRPAVWSGRGAAVEVDLPRSLAAGLDELARRHGVTRFMVLLAVVQIVLARWSGQRDVAVGTPVAGRGQVELERLVGLFVNTVVLRADLSGEPAFGEFLGRVRETVLGAFDHQDVPFERLVERLRPERDASRNPLFQVMFDVQESPVGGPRAEGLDVEPFALPWRSAKFDLTATFLLYPDRFALNVEYSTDLFDAATVTRFAGHVGRVLESALAGPDRPVGRLEMLSDAEYAELTGPVAGPCPTVAQVAPYAVTGAPGAVALVCGDASLTYGGLDGLAGGLADALRAAGVGPETAVGVCLGRGLWSVVAMAAIWRAGGVYVPLDPQLPEERLRYMVERAGVRYVVTDGATAPRAAGLGAPVLSVESVRPAPGAPRHTPAPRELACVIFTSGSTGRPKAVGVEHHALAAHALAARERFGITAEDRVMNFASFSFDASLEQVLPALGAGAAVVIRPDEVWTVEELAARVRSDGVTVMEVTPSYWEEIAARLDTVADDLKGLRLVVTGGETLPSAPLARWFAYLPHVPVQNTYGPTESVISATSRLVTGPVEGRVPIGTAWGARRTYVVDAEGELVPVGVPGELLVGGPELARGYLGQPALTAERFVPDPFGGTGGRLYRTGDIVRGLPDGQLDFLGRTDHQVKIRGFRIELGEVEAVLERHPGVHAAAVLVRELRGDRALVGYAAGQGLDVGKLAEWCRAHLPGYMVPAAFVLLDALPRTVQGKLDAGALPDPEPPASAGSVAPRTPTEVVTAQIWAEVLGLAHVGVHDDFFALGGHSLRAVAVASRLRAAFDCPVQVRDLFEHPTVERLAVEVERRLVEQISAMSEDEIDLSLTADY